A window of Campylobacter pinnipediorum subsp. pinnipediorum contains these coding sequences:
- the dcuC gene encoding C4-dicarboxylate transporter DcuC, producing MENLKIIFALLGIVAVVVLLVKKYETKTVLIGVGLLLCILSLKPMDAFGAFTANMAKAGLIKAICASMGFAFVMKYTKCDKHLVRLLTSPLKNVGFFLIPITITVTYFINIAIPSAAGCSAAVGATLIPLLMSAGIKPEMAAASVFAGTFGGVLSPGSAHNIFVTDLVKKTNPEFTVQEIIKVQFPSAITSLIVVLIAITIVALLFKDYQRGQNFSLSANEVSQTKQDDESVNYLYALMPLVPLVVLVIGGTSLKEYPFLAWTKMGVAEAMLLGVIVTIIVTLTNPQKITKEFFNGMGSAYADVMGIIISAGVFVAGLKACGAIDLVIEFLKAEQGYVKFGGTFIPFLMGVVTGSGDAATFAFNQAVTVHAADLGMDQASLGMAAAIAGSLGRSASPIAGACIVCAGIAGVNPIGIAKRTFLGMFLSVAVIAFFIL from the coding sequence GTGGAAAATTTAAAAATTATTTTTGCCTTACTGGGTATAGTTGCTGTTGTTGTTTTGCTTGTTAAAAAGTATGAAACAAAAACGGTTTTAATAGGTGTTGGTCTACTTTTATGTATACTTTCTCTTAAACCAATGGATGCTTTTGGTGCATTTACTGCTAATATGGCAAAGGCTGGTCTTATAAAGGCAATATGTGCTAGTATGGGCTTTGCTTTTGTTATGAAATACACAAAATGTGATAAGCATTTGGTTAGGCTTTTAACCAGTCCGCTCAAAAATGTTGGATTTTTCTTAATCCCTATAACCATAACTGTTACTTACTTTATAAATATAGCTATACCTTCTGCGGCTGGTTGTTCAGCAGCTGTTGGTGCTACTTTGATACCGCTTTTAATGTCAGCCGGTATAAAGCCTGAGATGGCAGCGGCTTCTGTCTTTGCCGGAACTTTTGGCGGTGTTTTAAGCCCTGGTTCAGCACACAATATTTTTGTTACAGACCTAGTAAAAAAGACAAATCCTGAATTTACAGTTCAAGAGATTATTAAAGTTCAGTTTCCAAGTGCTATAACTTCTCTTATAGTTGTTCTTATAGCTATAACAATAGTTGCTTTGTTATTTAAAGACTATCAAAGAGGACAAAATTTTTCACTTTCTGCAAATGAAGTTTCACAAACAAAACAAGATGATGAAAGTGTAAATTATTTGTATGCTTTAATGCCTTTGGTGCCACTTGTTGTTTTGGTTATTGGTGGAACAAGCTTAAAAGAGTATCCTTTCCTTGCTTGGACAAAAATGGGTGTGGCTGAGGCAATGTTGCTTGGTGTTATTGTTACTATAATTGTAACTTTAACAAATCCACAAAAGATAACAAAAGAGTTTTTTAATGGTATGGGTAGTGCTTATGCTGATGTTATGGGTATTATTATATCAGCTGGTGTTTTTGTTGCTGGACTTAAGGCTTGTGGTGCTATTGACCTTGTTATAGAGTTTTTAAAGGCTGAACAAGGCTATGTGAAATTTGGAGGCACTTTTATACCGTTTTTAATGGGTGTTGTAACAGGTTCGGGTGATGCTGCGACTTTTGCATTTAATCAAGCTGTTACAGTTCATGCTGCTGATTTGGGTATGGATCAAGCAAGTCTTGGTATGGCTGCTGCTATAGCTGGATCACTCGGTAGGTCTGCTTCTCCTATAGCTGGTGCTTGTATAGTATGTGCTGGTATAGCTGGTGTAAATCCTATAGGAATAGCAAAAAGAACATTTTTAGGTATGTTTTTATCTGTTGCAGTTATAGCATTTTTTATATTGTAA
- a CDS encoding amidohydrolase gives MDDISKKVLNLKDESIKCRRFFHSHPETGWFTFFTTAVIADKMSKLGYKLKMGRDIIVPEQRAGLGSDENCKQAIQRAKSLLNEEQSKFLDIMEDGLTGLVADIDTGRDGKFIAFRFDIDGVDVTESKDSDHRPFVDGFSSDINGITHACGHDGHITIGLLLAKLISENLNDFNGKFRFIFQTAEEGTRGAVGMEPTGILDGVDYLFGGHIGFQAKDMGGIICGTNKFLATSKFDIVLKGRSAHAAGAPQDGANALLAAAQIALNMHGITRHSDGVTRVNVGVLKAGEGRNVIAPNAYLACETRGETTELNEFMKAKSFDIVKGVCLAYGVDYEIIHTGGTSGGDSNDEVTYLYEECAKQSPFVQNEKIVQKLDFGACEDFAHFMQSVQKSGGKSGYLMIGTTLAAGHHNYKFDFDEDSLLVGIDVFLRAIYKTNGIHDKG, from the coding sequence ATGGATGACATATCTAAAAAAGTCTTAAATTTAAAGGATGAGAGTATCAAGTGTAGAAGATTTTTTCACTCTCATCCAGAAACTGGTTGGTTTACCTTTTTTACAACGGCTGTTATAGCTGATAAGATGAGTAAGCTTGGATATAAACTAAAAATGGGACGAGATATTATCGTGCCAGAACAAAGAGCTGGGCTTGGTAGTGATGAAAATTGCAAACAAGCTATACAAAGAGCAAAAAGCTTGTTAAATGAAGAACAAAGTAAATTTCTAGATATTATGGAAGATGGGCTAACTGGTTTGGTTGCTGATATAGATACCGGCAGAGATGGTAAGTTTATCGCTTTTAGATTTGATATAGATGGGGTTGATGTTACGGAGAGTAAGGATAGCGATCATAGACCTTTTGTAGATGGTTTTAGCTCGGATATAAATGGCATAACTCACGCTTGCGGACATGATGGTCATATTACGATAGGGTTGTTATTAGCAAAGCTTATATCTGAAAATTTAAATGATTTTAATGGCAAATTTAGATTTATATTTCAAACAGCAGAAGAAGGCACTAGGGGAGCTGTTGGCATGGAGCCAACCGGTATTTTAGATGGTGTTGATTATTTGTTTGGCGGACATATAGGATTTCAAGCAAAAGATATGGGTGGCATAATATGCGGAACCAATAAATTCCTCGCCACAAGTAAATTTGATATAGTTTTAAAAGGTCGTTCTGCACATGCAGCCGGTGCACCACAAGATGGAGCAAATGCTTTGCTTGCCGCAGCTCAAATAGCTTTAAATATGCACGGTATAACAAGACATAGCGATGGTGTTACAAGGGTGAATGTCGGTGTTTTGAAAGCTGGAGAGGGAAGAAACGTAATAGCTCCAAATGCCTATCTTGCCTGTGAAACAAGGGGAGAGACAACAGAGCTTAATGAGTTTATGAAAGCAAAATCTTTTGATATAGTAAAAGGTGTTTGCTTGGCTTACGGTGTTGATTATGAGATTATACATACAGGTGGAACTTCTGGTGGCGATAGTAATGATGAAGTGACATATCTTTATGAAGAGTGCGCTAAGCAGTCACCTTTTGTTCAAAATGAAAAAATAGTTCAAAAACTTGATTTTGGTGCTTGTGAAGATTTTGCTCATTTTATGCAAAGCGTGCAAAAAAGTGGTGGAAAAAGCGGATATCTTATGATAGGAACTACACTTGCCGCAGGACATCATAATTATAAATTTGATTTTGATGAAGACTCTTTGTTAGTTGGAATAGATGTGTTTTTAAGAGCCATTTATAAAACAAATGGAATTCACGATAAAGGATAA
- the pepE gene encoding dipeptidase PepE → MKKALLLSASSYKDTGYLNHSKGWINDFLGSAKDDEILFIPYAGVRRNNEEYEQKVITCLENKNIKSIHRYDDKISAIKNAKTIAVGGGNTFVLMRYLYKLNLIDAIKQAVNDGCLYFGWSAGANIAGSSMMTTNDMPIIMPKSFDALNIFPYQINPHFISGKIQGHNGESREERLEEFLIVNQNSTVYAMPEGTGLLINDNEAEVIGYADLIKFEYKKENTFIKVGDKIKI, encoded by the coding sequence ATGAAAAAAGCTTTACTTTTAAGTGCGTCAAGTTATAAAGATACTGGTTATTTAAACCATAGTAAGGGCTGGATAAATGACTTTTTGGGCAGTGCAAAGGATGATGAAATTTTATTTATACCTTATGCCGGTGTAAGAAGAAATAACGAAGAATACGAACAAAAAGTTATAACTTGCTTGGAAAATAAAAATATCAAATCCATACATAGATATGATGACAAAATATCTGCTATAAAAAATGCAAAAACAATAGCCGTTGGTGGCGGAAACACCTTTGTTTTAATGCGCTATCTTTACAAACTTAACCTAATAGATGCTATAAAACAAGCTGTAAATGATGGTTGTTTGTATTTTGGTTGGTCTGCTGGTGCAAATATAGCTGGTAGCAGCATGATGACTACAAATGATATGCCAATAATAATGCCAAAATCATTTGACGCTTTAAATATTTTTCCTTATCAGATAAACCCACACTTCATAAGTGGTAAGATACAAGGACATAATGGAGAGAGTAGGGAAGAGCGTTTGGAAGAGTTTTTGATAGTAAATCAAAATAGCACCGTATATGCTATGCCAGAGGGAACCGGACTTTTAATAAATGATAACGAAGCCGAAGTTATAGGCTATGCTGATTTGATTAAATTTGAGTATAAAAAAGAGAATACTTTTATAAAAGTAGGCGATAAAATCAAAATATAA
- a CDS encoding sodium-dependent transporter, giving the protein MEKFSKIGYILAVAGSAVGLGNAWKFPYMVGQNGGSAFILLYLGICFIVGVPIFLAEMSIGKLSESDAPTGFAKLAHKNKKLWSYVGMIGMLSAYLISSFYIVIIGWILYYVILSFGILPSDIEASKGLFLGFIGGKENVVAQIACFLAIFTLCMFILSRGVKSGIEKLNVWMMPSLFVLLLIMLAYSITMNGFGDSAKFLLVPDFSKIDFKVLLDAMGLAFWTLSIGLAVIITYSASINDKTNLASSALSVLFINILLGMMIGLIIFTFIFEFGATPAQGPGLVFISLPTLFAKLGVLGNVLAVAFFIALAFAGITSAVSIIEPFTFYLVRHFNISRTKALAFLGSGILLLGVLSLLSNVGGMGLDKKIFLDKNFFDVMDFITGNIMMPLAGIGVAVFVGFVMKRKTLEELFLNYMNRPVFEVWYFLIKFITPLCVFAIMINTLFFT; this is encoded by the coding sequence ATGGAAAAATTCTCTAAAATCGGCTATATATTAGCCGTTGCGGGTTCAGCTGTAGGTCTTGGAAATGCTTGGAAATTTCCTTATATGGTAGGACAAAATGGTGGTTCAGCATTTATTTTGCTTTATCTTGGTATTTGTTTTATAGTAGGTGTGCCTATCTTTTTAGCTGAAATGAGCATTGGTAAGCTTAGTGAGAGTGACGCTCCAACAGGCTTTGCAAAACTAGCACATAAAAACAAAAAACTATGGAGCTATGTTGGTATGATAGGTATGCTTAGTGCTTATTTAATTTCTAGCTTTTATATTGTTATTATCGGTTGGATTTTATACTATGTTATATTGTCATTTGGGATATTACCATCTGACATAGAGGCATCAAAAGGTCTATTTTTAGGTTTTATAGGCGGAAAAGAAAATGTAGTAGCTCAAATAGCTTGCTTTTTGGCAATATTTACACTTTGCATGTTTATACTTAGTCGTGGTGTTAAAAGCGGTATAGAAAAGCTAAATGTATGGATGATGCCAAGCTTATTTGTGCTGCTTTTAATTATGCTTGCGTATTCAATAACTATGAACGGCTTTGGTGATTCGGCAAAGTTTTTACTTGTTCCTGATTTTAGTAAAATTGATTTTAAAGTACTTCTTGATGCGATGGGTCTTGCATTTTGGACTCTTTCTATCGGACTTGCTGTTATTATCACATATTCGGCTAGCATAAATGACAAAACAAACCTTGCTAGTTCAGCACTTAGTGTTCTTTTTATAAATATATTACTTGGTATGATGATAGGTCTTATTATATTTACTTTCATCTTTGAATTTGGTGCTACTCCAGCGCAAGGTCCTGGTCTTGTATTTATATCTTTACCTACACTTTTTGCTAAACTCGGTGTGCTTGGAAATGTTTTGGCTGTAGCATTTTTCATAGCTCTAGCCTTTGCTGGTATCACATCAGCTGTTTCCATCATAGAACCATTTACATTTTATCTAGTTCGCCATTTTAATATAAGCCGAACAAAGGCACTTGCATTTTTAGGTAGTGGTATTTTATTACTTGGTGTACTATCTCTTTTATCAAATGTAGGTGGCATGGGGCTTGACAAAAAAATATTTTTAGATAAAAATTTCTTTGATGTTATGGACTTTATTACAGGAAATATCATGATGCCACTTGCTGGTATAGGTGTTGCTGTATTTGTTGGTTTTGTAATGAAAAGAAAGACACTTGAAGAGTTGTTTTTAAATTATATGAATCGCCCAGTATTTGAAGTATGGTATTTTTTAATTAAATTTATAACTCCGCTATGTGTTTTTGCAATTATGATAAATACTTTATTTTTTACATAA
- the pepT gene encoding peptidase T, producing the protein MYIVDRFLNYTKINTTTNRQNGLDGIMPSNPKEMELAKFIKTELEELGIKDISLNEKAILVAKLPSNLDKKVPSVAFFAHLDTSAEQQNDTKARIVSYKGGDICLNKELGIYLKQSEFPELKDYIDDDIIVTDGTSLLGADDKAAIASIVNMLEYFISNPEIKHGEIIACFLPDEEQGLRGAKALDASSVGADFGYCLDCCGIGEFIYENWNAGDCIVTFTGASAHPMNAKGKLINSLLMAHKFISLLPNGEAPEYTENKEGYFWVKELSGNSAKTVLKIDVREFDDVKYTQRMQFLQDIADGLNKIWDNRVKIVLNDRYKNVYNYLKNEEAPAIKYAKKAFENLNIKPIIKPMRGGYDGAIISEKGIPCPNLFTGAHNFHSIYEYLPIKSLLASANVVKEIVNLIAK; encoded by the coding sequence ATGTATATAGTTGATAGATTTTTAAACTATACAAAAATTAATACAACAACAAATAGACAAAATGGATTAGATGGCATAATGCCTTCTAATCCAAAAGAGATGGAGCTTGCAAAATTTATCAAAACAGAGCTTGAAGAGCTTGGGATAAAAGATATAAGTCTAAATGAAAAGGCTATTTTAGTAGCTAAATTACCTTCAAATTTAGATAAAAAAGTTCCAAGTGTGGCATTTTTTGCTCATCTTGATACAAGTGCCGAACAGCAAAACGATACAAAAGCCAGGATAGTAAGCTATAAAGGCGGTGATATTTGCTTAAACAAAGAGCTTGGTATCTATCTAAAACAAAGTGAATTTCCTGAACTAAAAGATTATATAGATGATGATATTATAGTTACTGATGGAACTAGTTTGCTTGGCGCAGATGATAAGGCGGCTATTGCTAGTATAGTAAATATGCTTGAGTATTTTATCTCAAATCCAGAGATAAAGCACGGTGAGATTATAGCTTGTTTTTTACCTGATGAAGAGCAGGGTTTAAGGGGAGCTAAAGCCTTAGATGCAAGTAGTGTAGGGGCTGATTTTGGATATTGTTTGGATTGTTGTGGGATTGGTGAGTTTATATATGAAAACTGGAATGCTGGAGATTGTATAGTAACTTTTACAGGAGCTTCTGCTCATCCTATGAATGCAAAAGGAAAGCTTATAAACTCTCTTTTGATGGCTCATAAATTTATATCTTTATTGCCTAATGGCGAAGCACCTGAATATACAGAAAATAAAGAAGGATATTTTTGGGTAAAAGAACTTAGTGGAAATAGTGCTAAAACAGTTCTTAAAATAGATGTTAGAGAATTTGATGATGTAAAATACACTCAAAGAATGCAATTTTTACAAGATATAGCAGATGGTCTTAATAAAATTTGGGACAATAGAGTAAAAATAGTTTTAAATGATAGATATAAAAATGTATATAACTATCTAAAAAATGAAGAAGCACCAGCTATAAAATATGCTAAAAAGGCATTTGAAAATTTAAATATCAAGCCTATTATAAAACCTATGAGAGGCGGTTATGATGGTGCTATTATATCTGAAAAGGGTATACCTTGTCCAAATTTATTTACAGGTGCTCACAATTTTCACTCTATTTATGAGTATTTGCCTATAAAATCTTTACTAGCATCAGCTAATGTTGTAAAAGAAATTGTTAATTTGATTGCTAAATAA
- a CDS encoding ankyrin repeat domain-containing protein, with amino-acid sequence MKKLLLAAAFVASVFGADIIKPYSNDFRFSAEEMNDIANKSRLAWRIFYKKPSEGKDAAWFDAVKKGDLETVKKMVKNGQDLEVKDEASLGQTALGWAAFIGYEDIVDYLISNGASLFATDRGDVYNVFKSAVLGKNVNIVKKVYGNLSPYDLNDQTVESDGETLVMVAASNNRLDVVKFLISKGAKLNYTTTTKDKKLGSYNQSALSYACSRNLPDMIKLLVDNGAINHKTGKATCE; translated from the coding sequence ATGAAAAAATTACTTTTAGCAGCAGCTTTTGTAGCTAGTGTTTTTGGTGCGGATATAATAAAGCCATATAGCAATGATTTTAGATTTAGCGCCGAGGAGATGAACGATATAGCAAACAAATCTAGACTTGCTTGGAGAATTTTTTATAAAAAACCTAGCGAAGGCAAAGATGCAGCTTGGTTTGATGCTGTAAAAAAAGGCGACCTTGAAACAGTTAAAAAAATGGTAAAAAATGGACAAGATTTAGAGGTAAAAGATGAAGCAAGCTTGGGGCAAACAGCTCTTGGCTGGGCTGCTTTTATAGGATATGAAGACATAGTTGATTATCTTATCTCTAATGGTGCTAGCTTGTTTGCAACAGATAGAGGCGATGTATATAATGTATTCAAATCAGCAGTTCTTGGAAAGAATGTAAACATAGTAAAAAAGGTTTACGGCAATCTTTCGCCATATGATTTAAATGATCAAACAGTTGAAAGTGATGGCGAAACCTTGGTTATGGTAGCAGCTAGTAACAACCGCTTAGATGTAGTTAAGTTCTTAATAAGCAAGGGTGCAAAATTAAACTACACAACAACAACCAAAGATAAAAAGTTAGGTTCTTATAACCAAAGTGCTTTGTCTTATGCTTGTTCTAGAAATCTACCTGATATGATAAAACTACTTGTAGATAATGGTGCAATAAACCACAAAACAGGCAAGGCTACTTGCGAATAA
- a CDS encoding M20 family metallo-hydrolase yields MINTKRLKEEFQEISRFGALKDKGITRLAFSNEDKDAREYLIKLIKQSGLKIKIDNVGNIYARFDDVKEPNLSAISVGSHIDSVPNGGFYDGTLGVMSGLEAIRSIKKSGLELKRPLELIVFVCEESSRFKMATIGSKIISSKLDTSKLKDLKDDNGISVFDAMKDFDLNPENLQECILKNGTYLAYLELHIEQGPVLEKYNIPVGLVSGIAAPIRYELKVKGKADHSGATPMNMRKDALVCSSEIILNIEKLSKAHKTSVATVGYIKTFPGVLNVIPQECVLDIDIRDIDDLQLEKLDSEIYSSIAEICKNRACDFELLQLTKDRPVVLDEKIIKLMKEQAEKLKIKTLVLPSGAGHDAMHMKGIADFVGMIFIPCKDGISHNVNEDINFNDAFKGTELLAHTILDLANS; encoded by the coding sequence ATGATAAATACAAAACGACTTAAAGAAGAGTTTCAAGAAATATCTAGATTTGGTGCTTTAAAAGATAAAGGAATTACTCGTTTAGCTTTTAGTAATGAAGATAAAGATGCTAGGGAATATCTTATTAAGCTTATAAAACAATCCGGACTTAAAATAAAAATTGATAATGTTGGAAATATATACGCTAGGTTTGATGATGTAAAAGAGCCAAATTTATCCGCAATTAGTGTTGGTTCTCATATAGATAGCGTTCCAAATGGTGGTTTTTATGATGGAACATTGGGTGTTATGTCTGGACTCGAAGCCATAAGAAGCATAAAAAAGAGTGGTCTTGAGCTAAAAAGACCACTAGAACTTATTGTTTTTGTTTGTGAAGAGTCAAGTAGATTTAAAATGGCTACTATAGGTAGTAAAATAATAAGCTCAAAACTAGATACATCAAAGCTTAAAGACTTAAAAGATGATAATGGTATAAGTGTTTTTGATGCCATGAAAGATTTTGATTTAAATCCAGAAAATTTACAAGAGTGCATTTTAAAAAATGGCACATACCTAGCATACCTAGAGCTTCACATAGAACAAGGTCCAGTTCTTGAAAAATATAATATTCCTGTCGGTTTGGTTAGTGGTATTGCAGCTCCTATAAGATATGAGCTAAAAGTCAAAGGAAAGGCTGACCATAGTGGTGCAACTCCTATGAATATGAGAAAAGATGCTTTGGTTTGTTCTAGTGAAATAATTTTAAATATAGAAAAACTTTCAAAAGCACATAAAACATCTGTAGCTACTGTTGGGTATATAAAAACTTTTCCTGGTGTTTTAAATGTTATACCACAAGAGTGTGTTTTGGATATAGATATAAGAGATATAGATGATTTGCAGTTAGAAAAACTTGATAGTGAAATTTACAGTAGTATAGCAGAAATTTGTAAAAATAGGGCTTGTGATTTTGAACTTTTGCAACTCACAAAAGATAGACCAGTTGTTTTAGATGAAAAAATAATAAAATTAATGAAAGAACAAGCAGAAAAATTAAAAATAAAAACTCTCGTATTACCAAGTGGGGCGGGGCATGATGCTATGCATATGAAAGGTATAGCTGATTTTGTTGGTATGATATTTATACCTTGCAAAGATGGTATAAGTCATAATGTAAATGAGGATATAAATTTTAATGATGCTTTTAAAGGCACTGAATTATTAGCCCATACTATTCTTGATTTGGCTAATTCATAG
- the nfsB gene encoding oxygen-insensitive NAD(P)H nitroreductase, whose protein sequence is MRSIRDIMNERYTTKVFDSNKKISDEDFDQIESILELTPTSTNLQPLYFVIASNDESKARISKATQGQFEFNLKKIQNASHVIVFCSKCFVEDAHLQNVIEQEDADGRFLKPEFKDKVRQTREYFLNFHRFDLKDEAHWHAKQAYLSLGSVLMAAATLGIDTTAIEGFDSNALDNELKIRELGYTSQIILALGYKKENGDFNYTLPKSRLKKNLIIRKN, encoded by the coding sequence GAAAATTTCTGATGAGGATTTTGATCAAATAGAAAGTATTTTGGAATTAACACCAACTAGTACAAATTTACAACCTTTATATTTTGTGATAGCAAGTAATGATGAAAGTAAGGCTAGAATTTCTAAAGCTACGCAGGGTCAGTTTGAGTTTAACTTAAAAAAGATCCAAAATGCTTCTCATGTTATAGTTTTTTGTTCTAAGTGTTTTGTAGAAGATGCTCATTTGCAAAATGTAATAGAACAAGAAGATGCCGATGGTCGCTTTTTAAAGCCTGAGTTTAAAGACAAGGTTAGGCAAACTAGGGAATATTTTTTAAATTTTCATAGATTTGATTTAAAAGATGAAGCTCATTGGCATGCAAAACAAGCATATTTATCTTTGGGTAGCGTTTTGATGGCAGCTGCTACCCTTGGTATAGATACAACAGCTATAGAGGGCTTTGACTCCAATGCTTTAGATAATGAGCTTAAAATTAGAGAACTTGGATATACATCTCAAATTATCTTAGCCTTGGGTTATAAAAAAGAAAATGGAGATTTTAATTATACTCTTCCAAAATCTCGCCTGAAAAAGAATTTAATAATAAGAAAAAATTAA
- the pgtP gene encoding phosphoglycerate transporter protein PgtP — MFSFFKASLPKEEKVSADKIDSTYKKLRWQVFAGVFIGYAAYYLIRKNFSLAIPHLIEEYGFTKAQLGIVGVALSFAYGFSKFIMGNISDRSNPKYFLVAGLLGSAAVSLIFGLVPGVLSSITLMVILAAFNGWFQGMGYPPGAKTMTNWFSTGERGVWWSWWNVSHNLGGGLIGPLAILGVAIFGTWHSLFYLPALIAIVLAFICFYFMKDTPESEGLPSVEEYKGEKHIQKVAGAHELSASDIFFKYVLNNKFLWSIAIANAFVYFIRYGIIDWAPTYLKEVKHFSFDKQSWAYFLYEYAGIFGMLASGYMSDKVFKGHRAPPMLLFLVGVLIAVIIYWKNPAGNPLVDNICLIAIGFLIYGPVMMIGLQAADLVPRVATGTATGLTGLFGYFLGSASAGYVMGKVVDLYGWDGGFYTLIISCVLAFIFIAFTLFHKTSRQLA, encoded by the coding sequence ATGTTCTCGTTTTTTAAGGCTTCTTTACCAAAAGAAGAGAAGGTTAGTGCGGATAAGATTGATAGCACTTATAAAAAGTTAAGATGGCAAGTGTTTGCTGGTGTTTTTATTGGCTATGCTGCTTATTATCTTATCCGTAAAAACTTTAGCCTTGCTATTCCTCATTTGATAGAAGAATATGGCTTTACAAAAGCACAACTTGGTATAGTTGGTGTTGCACTTAGTTTTGCTTATGGCTTTAGTAAATTTATAATGGGAAATATCTCTGATAGATCAAATCCAAAATACTTCTTAGTTGCTGGCTTGCTTGGTTCAGCCGCTGTTAGTCTTATTTTTGGTTTAGTTCCAGGTGTGCTTTCTAGCATCACTCTTATGGTTATCTTGGCTGCTTTTAATGGTTGGTTTCAAGGTATGGGTTATCCTCCTGGTGCAAAGACTATGACTAACTGGTTTAGCACTGGTGAGCGTGGAGTATGGTGGAGTTGGTGGAATGTTAGCCATAATTTAGGTGGTGGACTTATAGGACCACTAGCTATATTGGGTGTGGCTATTTTTGGTACTTGGCACTCTTTATTTTATTTACCGGCTTTGATTGCTATTGTGCTTGCTTTTATTTGTTTTTATTTTATGAAAGACACTCCTGAGAGTGAAGGGCTTCCTAGTGTTGAGGAATATAAAGGCGAAAAACACATCCAAAAAGTTGCTGGAGCACATGAATTAAGCGCAAGTGATATATTTTTCAAATATGTTTTAAATAATAAATTCTTATGGTCAATAGCCATAGCAAATGCCTTTGTGTATTTTATAAGATATGGAATAATTGATTGGGCACCAACTTATCTAAAAGAGGTTAAACATTTTAGTTTTGATAAGCAAAGTTGGGCATATTTTCTTTATGAGTATGCTGGAATTTTTGGTATGCTTGCAAGTGGGTATATGAGTGATAAAGTATTTAAAGGACATAGAGCACCACCTATGCTTTTGTTTTTAGTTGGTGTTTTAATAGCTGTTATTATATATTGGAAAAATCCAGCTGGAAATCCTCTTGTTGATAACATTTGCCTTATAGCTATTGGATTTTTGATATATGGTCCAGTTATGATGATAGGGCTTCAAGCGGCTGATTTGGTACCTAGAGTTGCAACAGGAACAGCTACAGGTCTTACAGGTCTATTTGGATATTTTCTAGGTTCTGCAAGTGCTGGTTATGTTATGGGCAAGGTTGTTGATTTGTATGGCTGGGATGGAGGTTTTTATACTTTGATTATCTCTTGTGTTCTTGCTTTTATATTTATAGCATTTACTCTATTTCACAAAACTTCAAGACAATTAGCTTAA